Proteins from one Dermacentor variabilis isolate Ectoservices chromosome 1, ASM5094787v1, whole genome shotgun sequence genomic window:
- the LOC142580252 gene encoding uncharacterized protein LOC142580252, whose protein sequence is MLSAGNSVSAPGRGSSTPFLNEDASYKVVLPRLPTGNDVLNSIFLHADLSGRPYRAPDFRDALLEVVNTSDIVGVGQYQMSHVWMVTCASSAAKQTLVACGELRVKGLKCMVIDPETKNIKLKLLWLPPHLEPRRVEEAFQAYGQVKSVEREAWRCTGMEQWVTTNREVSLVLKDNTTVTSIPHIMSIYGHQCLVLIPGRPPLCLRCKRVGHVRRQCRTPRCLQCHRFGHSADACVSTYANKLRSGQYSADEPQLDHLMDSTEVVDATGETTGGFRDEDQEPLKPMPTSHNSSSNTSEASGEDDSVCPPGLASLKDKPPDDKEEEEEAMDISRARKRPAPCNDEATECALQAPEKVSPSAQQTPSPGDNVPRRLYQRSQESGTKKSKGSKTTDLPVAKGNEIQKL, encoded by the coding sequence ATGCTCTCTGCTGGAAACAGCGTATCGGCCCCAGGCCGAGGATCGTCGACCCCGTTTTTGAACGAAGATGCAAGCTACAAAGTTgtcctcccgcgtctaccaaccggTAACGATGTTTTGAATTCTATTTTCCTTCATGCGGACTTGAGTGGCCGACCATACCGTGCTCCCGACTTCCGAGACGCTCTGCTTGAGGTAGTGAATACTTCAGATATTGTAGGTGTCGGACAGTATCAAATGAGCCATGTATGGATGGTTACTTGCGCTAGTAGTGCGGCAAAACAGACTCTCGTCGCCTGTGGTGAGCTCCGTGTCAAAGGGCTGAAGTGCATGGTGATAGATCCGGAGACTAAAAACATCAAGCTTAAATTACTATGGCTTCCACCTCACCTTGAACCACGACGCGTTGAAGAGGCGTTCCAGGCCTATGGTCAGGTGAAGTCGGTGGAGAGAGAAGCATGGAGATGCACTGGCATGGAACAGTGGGTGACAACAAACCGGGAGGTTTCCTTGGTGCTCAAGGACAATACCACCGTAACCTCAATACCGCACATTATGTCCATTTATGGACACCAGTGCCTCGTACTTATCCCCGGTAGGCCTCCTCTGTGCCTTCGTTGCAAGCGCGTGGGACACGTTCGACGACAATGCAGAACACCGAGATGCTTACAGTGCCATCGATTTGGTCACTCAGCGGACGCCTGCGTGTCCACCTACGCCAATAAGCTTCGTTCTGGGCAATACAGCGCAGACGAGCCACAACTGGACCACCTCATGGATTCTACAGAGGTAGTAGATGCCACCGGAGAGACTACAGGTGGCTTTAGGGACGAGGACCAGGAGCCCTTGAAGCCAATGCCAACCAGTCATAACAGCTCAAGTAATACTAGCGAAGCTTCCGGCGAGGATGACTCAGTTTGCCCACCTGGCCTAGCAAGCCTTAAAGACAAGCCCCCTGATGacaaggaagaggaggaagaggcgatggacatcAGTAGGGCCAGGAAACGTCCGGCACCATGCAACGACGAAGCAACAGAATGTGCACTACAGGCGCCCGAGAAAGTGTCTCCTAGTGCTCAGCAAACTCCCTCTCCTGGTGATAATGTGCCCCGCCGGTTATATCAGCGTAGTCAGGAGAGTGGCACAAAGAAGTCCAAAGGGAGCAAGACCACAGATTTACCTGTGGCCAAGGGCAATGAAATACAAAAGCTttag